In Streptomyces sp. 71268, the DNA window TACGAGATCATCTGGGACGAGCCCGCGATCAACGCGGCGGCCCGCTTCCTGAAAGACGACCCGGAAGGATTGCGGCACCTGTTCAACGCGATCGACCTCCTCACCCACGAACCGCGTCCAGCGGGCGCGGCGGAGTACGGCTCACCGGATCTACGCCGCATCCACATCGGCCGCTACCGGGCGATGTACGAGATCAACGAAACCGCTGTGACGGTCGTGATCATTCGTATCGGGCGAACGGGCTGAGCCCGGCTCCACGCCCAACGACCGCAATGTCGAGCGGGCCGGACACGCCCGCCTCGGCCTGAGCCCCGCCCAACTGCCCTCCCCGGTCGGCGGTGCTCGCCCCTCACGCCCCGCCGTCGTCCGTCCCGCCGAAACTCGCGAAGTACGCCGCCGCCCAGTCCTCGCCCCCGTGCCCCCGCCGCTCCGCGCGGCGCAGCCGCTCCGCCGCGGCGGCGGCCAGGTCCAGGCGTACGCCGGAGCGTTCGGCGGCCTCCGCGATGAGGGCCGCGTCCTTGCGGGCGGCGGAGACGGTGAAGCTCGGCGGGTAGTCGCCGGCCAGGATGAGTTCGGACTTCGTCCGCAGGTAGCCGGAGTCCAGCGGGCCGCCGGCGACGGCGTCCAGGAAGGCGCGCGGGTCCACGCCGAGGCCCTTGGCCAGGGCCAGCGACTCGCCGGCGCCGGTGACGAGGGTGAGCACCCAGTTGTTGACGACGAGCTTGAGCGCGCTGGCCGCGCCCGTGCCACCGTCCTCGCCGACCCACAGGGTGCGCTCACCGATCGCCGAGAAGACACGTTCGGCCCGGTCGCGCACGGCGGCCGGGCCCGCCGCGAAGATGGTCAACGTGCCCTGTTCGGCCGGGAGTTTGGTGCCCAGTACGGGGGCGTCCACGAAGCCGAGCCCGTACCGCGCGGCGAACTCCGCCAGCGGGCCGATCGCGCCCACCCCCACCGTGCTCGACTGGAGCCACAGCGTCCCGGCGCGCAGCGCGGGCGCGGCCTCGCGCAGCGCGTCGAGGGCGGCGGGCCCGTCGTGCACCATCGTGAGCACCACGTCCGCCCCGTCCACCGCGTCGGCCGGCGTGTCCGCGACCCGCGCCCCCACCTCCGCCAGCGGCTCGGCCTTGGCCCGGGTGCGGTTCCACACCCGTACGTCGAACCCTCCCGCCCCGGCGAGGTTACGGGCCATCGGCCCGCCCATGATCCCGGTGCCGAGCACCGCCACGGAGGTCGCGCCAGCCCCGCCCGCGCCCGCTGTTCCCGTGTCCGCGTCCGTGTCCGTGTCCGTGTCCGTCACGCTCCTGTCAGCCATGGGGGAACGGTAGGACGTGGAGGGCGCTCGAAGGCGAGCGGCGCGCGCGGCGGGTGGGCCGGTCGGCGGGCTGGTGGGTGGATCGGGCGGCGGGCTGGTGGGGCGGCCGGGGGGAGCTGGCTCAGCGGCGTGGAGCTGGCTGAGCGGGCGAACGCACAGACAGCGGGGGCTCCGGCGTCCCGCGCCCGCCCGGTTCCTTCGCTGCGCCACCCGCACGATCGGGCCTCGGCCATGACCGCGGCCGTGGCCGACGCGTCCGCGCCCCGGTCCGCGCGCTCCCCCGAGGGCGTGCGGGCCGGGGCGGGGACGACGTTGCGGCGGCCGGACCGGGAGGAGTCCCGGGCCGGCCGCCGTGGCGACGGACCATCCCCATGGCACCCGCCGTCCGTCGGCCGTCCGGCCGACGGGAGCCGGGGGGCTCCCGCCGGGCCGGACGGCCTGCTCTGACCTGGGCGGCGCGCCGCCCCCATGTGGCGGGGCGACGGCCTGCTCAGGTGCGCTCAGTGCGCCTAGTCCGTCGCGATGGCGTTCAGGACGTTCATCCGGCCGGCGCGGAAGGCGGGGACCAGGGCCGCGAGGAGGCCGACCACCGCCGCCCCGACGAAGACCGCGCCGATCGTGGGCCACGGGATCTCCAGGGTCTTCAGGCCCTCAAGTGCCAGCAGCTTCTGGGCCGTCACTCCCCAGGCCATGCCCAGGCCGAGGCCGAGCAGGGCGCCGAAGAGGGCGATGACGACCGACTCCAGGCGGATCATGCGGCGCATCTGGCGGCGGGAGAGGCCGATGGCGCGCATCAGACCTATCTCGCGGGTGCGTTCGACGACCGACAGGGCCAGGGTGTTCACGACGCCCAGGATGGCGACGATGATCGCGAGTCCGAGGAGTCCGTAGACCAGGTTGAGCATCTGCCCGATCTGGTCCTCCAGGAGCTTCTTGTAGTCGGCCTGGTCGCGCACCGTCACGTCCGGGTAGGTCGTCAGCTCGGCCTTGAGCGACTTGTACGCCTCGCGGTCCTGGCCCTCCTTGGCGGCGGCGAACATCATCAGGTTCTGCGGCATCTGGTCGGGCTTGATGTACTCCTTGGCCGTGTTGACGCCGAGGTAGATCGCGCCCTTGTTGAACGCCGTGTCCTCCGAGGTGATGACGCGGACCGTCAGCCTGGCCGTGCCGCCCTCCTTGAAGTCCACGCTGAGCACGTCGCCCAGGGCGACCTTGTGGTCCTTGGCGAAGCCCTCCGGGACGCCGATGGCGTTCTTGCCGAACGCGTCGACCAGCTTGCCCTCGATCACCGGGGAGCGCAGGTCCTTGGCATAGCTTGGGCTGGCCGCGTCCAGGTCGTCCTTGACCTTCTTGCCGTCCGGCGTGGTGATGGTGGCGTTCTCAAGGATCTTGTAGTCGCTGACGTGCTCCAGGTGCTTGGCCCGCTTGACCGCCTGCTCCACCTGCGGCTTGATCACGCCGTTGTCGGGCTCGATGATGAAGTCCGCGCCAACCGACTTGTCCAGTTCGTCGCTGGCCGAGGCGACCATCGACGAGCCGACCACCGACAGGCAGGCGACCAGCGCGAGGCCGATCATCAGGGCGGCGCCCGTGGCGCCGGTGCGGCGCGGGTTGCGCAGTGCGTTGCGCTCGGCCATCCGGCCGACCGAGCCGAACATCCGCAGCAGGACGGCGCTCAGCACCCGGACCACCACGCCGGCCAGCAGCGGGCCAATCACGATGAAGCCGATCAGGGTCAGCAGCACGCCGAGGCCCAGGAACATCGAGCCGTCGGCCGCCTTGTCCGCGTTGGCGGCCATGGCCAGGCCCGCGGCGCCGGCGCCGGTCAGCAGGAGGCCGAGCACGGCCCGTACACGGCCCGCGCGGCTGTCGGCCGGCGTTCCGGCATCCCGCAGCGCGGCCATCGGGGAGATCTTGCCTGCCCGCCGGGCCGGTATGTACGCGGCGACGACGGTGGTCAGGACGCCTATGACCAGGCCGACGACGGGCGTGGCCGTCTTGACCGTCAGTTCCGAGGTGTCCAGGTTCATGCCCATGGTGCCCATGAGCTTCATCAGGCCGATCGCGAGGCCGATGCCGCCGGCCACGCCGAGGATGGAGCCGACGATGCCGAGCAGCAGCGCCTCGAACAGCACCGAGCGGTTGATCTGGCGCCGGCTGGAGCCGATGGCCCGCATCAGGCCGATCTCGCGGGTGCGCTGGGCGACCAGCATCGAGAAGGTGTTGACGATCAGGAAGATGCCGACCAGGACGGCGATTCCAGCGAAGCCGAGCATCGCGTACTTCATGACGTCCAGGAAGGAGCCCAGCTCGTCCTTGTTCTCCTCCTTCGTCTCGGCCTTGGTCTTGACCTTGAGGTCGTGGTCCGGGCCGAGCGAGGCGAGGACGCTCTGCTTGAGTTCGTCGTTGCTCACGCCGGGCGCGGCGGTCAGCGCGATGGAGGTGTACTTGCCGGTGGCGCCGAGCAGCCGGCGCTGGGCGGTCTCGTCGTCCAGGTAGAAGATGGACGAGCCGGGGTTGGTCACCTGGAAGGTGGCGATGCCGGTGATGGTGAAGGTGGCGTCGCCGGGCACGGCGATGATGCGCACCTTGTCGCCGATCTCCAGGTTCTTCTTGTCGGCGGTGTCGGCGTCCACCATGATCTCGGTCGGGCCGCGCGGCTCGTGGCCCGAGGTGATCTCGACGGAGGAGAGTTCGGCGCTGTCCCAGTTGGTGGCGACCGACGGGGCGCCCTCGGCCAGGCCGATCTTCTTGTTCTTGGAGTCCACGGCCGTGATGGAGGTGGAGACCGTGTCGCCGACGGCGGACTTGACGCCCTTGACCTTCTCCAGCTCCGCGACCTTCGACGCGGGAATGGTCGGCACCTTGCGGGAGCGCTGCACGTCGTCGCCGCTCGCGGCGTCCTTGGGGCTGACGCTGACGTCGGGGGCCGTGGCCGAGAAGATCTTGTCGAAGGTGGAGTTCATGGTGTCGGTGAAGACGAGCGTGCCGCACACGAACGCCACCGACAGCAGGACGGCGACGGCGGAGAGCGCCATGCGTCCCTTGTGCGCGAAGAAGTTGCGCAGCGAGGTCTTGAACACGGTCACGACACACGCCCCCGCGCGTCGAAGTGCTTCATGCGCTCAAGGACCAACTCGGCGGTCGGCTGGTACATCTCGTCGACGATCCGGCCGTCGGCCAGGTACAGCACGCGGTTCGCGTACGAGGCGGCCACCGGGTCGTGGGTGACCATCACGATGGTCTGGCCCAGTTCGTCAACGGACCTGCGCAGGAAGCCCAGGACCTCGGCGCCGGCCCGCGAGTCGAGGTTGCCGGTCGGCTCGTCGCCGAAGATGATCTCCGGCCGGGCGGCCAGAGCGCGGGCCACGGCGA includes these proteins:
- a CDS encoding FtsX-like permease family protein, translating into MTVFKTSLRNFFAHKGRMALSAVAVLLSVAFVCGTLVFTDTMNSTFDKIFSATAPDVSVSPKDAASGDDVQRSRKVPTIPASKVAELEKVKGVKSAVGDTVSTSITAVDSKNKKIGLAEGAPSVATNWDSAELSSVEITSGHEPRGPTEIMVDADTADKKNLEIGDKVRIIAVPGDATFTITGIATFQVTNPGSSIFYLDDETAQRRLLGATGKYTSIALTAAPGVSNDELKQSVLASLGPDHDLKVKTKAETKEENKDELGSFLDVMKYAMLGFAGIAVLVGIFLIVNTFSMLVAQRTREIGLMRAIGSSRRQINRSVLFEALLLGIVGSILGVAGGIGLAIGLMKLMGTMGMNLDTSELTVKTATPVVGLVIGVLTTVVAAYIPARRAGKISPMAALRDAGTPADSRAGRVRAVLGLLLTGAGAAGLAMAANADKAADGSMFLGLGVLLTLIGFIVIGPLLAGVVVRVLSAVLLRMFGSVGRMAERNALRNPRRTGATGAALMIGLALVACLSVVGSSMVASASDELDKSVGADFIIEPDNGVIKPQVEQAVKRAKHLEHVSDYKILENATITTPDGKKVKDDLDAASPSYAKDLRSPVIEGKLVDAFGKNAIGVPEGFAKDHKVALGDVLSVDFKEGGTARLTVRVITSEDTAFNKGAIYLGVNTAKEYIKPDQMPQNLMMFAAAKEGQDREAYKSLKAELTTYPDVTVRDQADYKKLLEDQIGQMLNLVYGLLGLAIIVAILGVVNTLALSVVERTREIGLMRAIGLSRRQMRRMIRLESVVIALFGALLGLGLGMAWGVTAQKLLALEGLKTLEIPWPTIGAVFVGAAVVGLLAALVPAFRAGRMNVLNAIATD
- a CDS encoding NAD(P)-dependent oxidoreductase, whose protein sequence is MADRSVTDTDTDTDADTGTAGAGGAGATSVAVLGTGIMGGPMARNLAGAGGFDVRVWNRTRAKAEPLAEVGARVADTPADAVDGADVVLTMVHDGPAALDALREAAPALRAGTLWLQSSTVGVGAIGPLAEFAARYGLGFVDAPVLGTKLPAEQGTLTIFAAGPAAVRDRAERVFSAIGERTLWVGEDGGTGAASALKLVVNNWVLTLVTGAGESLALAKGLGVDPRAFLDAVAGGPLDSGYLRTKSELILAGDYPPSFTVSAARKDAALIAEAAERSGVRLDLAAAAAERLRRAERRGHGGEDWAAAYFASFGGTDDGGA
- a CDS encoding type II toxin-antitoxin system RelE/ParE family toxin — protein: MTYEIIWDEPAINAAARFLKDDPEGLRHLFNAIDLLTHEPRPAGAAEYGSPDLRRIHIGRYRAMYEINETAVTVVIIRIGRTG